From Gammaproteobacteria bacterium:
GCGCGGCGTGAACGCAGCAGTAGTCAAACTCGATGCCCTGGCCGATGCGGTTCGGGCCGCCGCCGAGTATCATCATCTTGCGCCGCGAACCCGGCTGCGCCTCGCATTCCTCGTCGTAGCACGAGTAGAGGTAGGCGGTCGTCGTATCAAACTCGGCGGCGCAGGTGTCCACGCGCTTGTAGGTCGGGCGCACGCCGAGCGCGACGCGCCGCTCGCGCACGGCGCGCTCATCCGTTTGCAGCAGGCCGGCGAGGCGGCTGTCGGAAAAGCCGCGGCGTTTCAGGTCGCGCCATTCGGCGGCGTTCAATGCGTCCGGCGTGCGCCCGGCCAGCGCCTTCTCGGCGTCCAGGAGTTCGGCGATTTGTGCCAGAAACCACGGGTCTATGCCGGTCCATTCGTGCACCTGTTCGGTGCTCGCGCCGCCGCGCAAGGCGTCGGCCAGATGCCACAGGCGCTCCGACGACACGCCCTGCGTCAGGCGTTCGCGCAATGCCGCCGTATCGTCGCTTGTGCGGCTATCGAGGCCGTCGCTGCCGGTCTCCAGGCTGCACAGCGCCTTTTGCAGCGATTGCTGGAAGGTGCGCCCGATGGCCATGACCTCGCCGACCGACTTCATCTGCGTGCCGAGGCGGTCCTCGGCCTGCGGAAACTTCTCGAACGCGAAACGCGGAATCTTGGTGACGACATAATCTATCGTCGGCTCGAAGGAAGCCGGCATCGCGCCGCCGGTGATCTCGTTTTGCAACTCGTCCAGCGTGCAGCCGACCGCGAGTTTGGCCGCGACCTTCGCAATCGGGAAGCCGGTCGCCTTGGAGGCCAGCGCCGACGAGCGCGACACGCGCGGGTTCATCTCGACGATGACGAGGCGCCCGTCGCCCGGATGAACCGCGAACTGCACATTGGAGCCGCCGGTGTCCACGCCGATTTTCCGCAGCACCGCAATCGAGGCGTCGCGCATGCGCTGGTATTCCTTGTCGGTCAGCGTCAGCGCCGGCGCCACCGTGATTGAGTCGCCGGTGTGCACGCCCATCGGGTCGAGGTTCTCGATGGAGCAGACGATGATGCAGTTGTCGTTGCCATCGCGCACGACCTCCATCTCGAACTCCTTCCAGCCCAGCAGCGACTCTTCAAGCAAAACCTTGCCGACCGGCGACAAGTCCATGCCGTGGCGTGCGATTTTCTCGAATTCATCCGCGTCGCGCGCGATGCCGCCGCCGCTGCCGCCGAGCGTGAACGAGGGCCGGATGATGGTCGGAAAACCGAGCGACGGCTGCGCCTGCCGCGCCTCCTCCCAACTGCCGACCAGCACCGATTTCGCCGACTCCAGGCCAATCTCGTCCATCGCCCGGCGAAAGCGCTCGCGGTCTTCGGCCATGTCAATCGCGTCGCGCCCGGCGCCGATCAGTTCAACGCCGAATTGTTCCAGCACGCCCTCGCGCGCGAGGTCGAGCGAGCAGTTCAGCGCGGTCTGCCCGCCCATCGTCGGCAGCAGCGCGTCGGGCCTTTCCTTTTCAATGATGCCGGCGACGCTGCGCCACTCCACCGGCTCGATGTAAATGGCGTCGGCGCTGTCGGGGTCGGTCATGATCGTCGCCGGGTTGGAATTGACCAGAACGACACGGTAGCCCTCCTCCCGCAGCGCCTTGCACGCCTGCATGCCCGAATAGTCAAACTCGCACGCCTGGCCGATGACGATGGGGCCGGCGCCGATGATCAGGATACTCTCGATGTCGGTGCGCTTCGGCATCAGCGGCGCGCCTGCTGTGTCCCCTGCTGCATCCCTTGTTTCATCTCTTGTTGCATCAGTGCGGCAAACTGCCCGAACAGGCCCGAGACATCATGCGGCCCGGGGCTGGCCTCGGGATGGCCCTGAAAGCCGAACGCCGGTTTTTCGGTGTGGCGTATTCCTTGCAGCGAGCCATCAAACAGCGAGCGGTGCGTCGCGCGCAAATGCCCGGGCAAACTCGCCTCTTCAACGCAAAAGCCGTGGTTCTGGCTGGTAATCAGCACCCGCCCGCTGTCTATTTCCAGCACCGGGTGGTTGGCGCCGTGGTGGCCGAATTTCATCTTCTGCGTGCGCGCGCCGCAGGCAAGCCCCAGCAACTGGTGGCCGAGGCAGATGCCGAACACCGGCAGGTTGGCGTCGAGCAGTTCGCGTATCGCCTCAATCGCGTAACCGCACGGCTCCGGGTCGCCCGGCCCGTTCGACAGGAACACGCCGTCGGGGCGGCGTTCAATCACTTCGCGCGCCGGCGTCGTCGCCGGCACGACCTCGACGCGGCAGTTGTGGTCGCTCAGCATCCGCAGGATGTTGCGCTTGATGCCGTAGTCGTAGGCGACGACCGACCAGCGCGCCTCGCCGGCGTCGGCGTAACCGCCGTCGGCGCGCCACGCGCCCTGTCGCCAGCGGTAGGTTTTATCGGTCGTGACTTCCGACGCGAGATCCATGCCCTTCAGGCCGGCGAATTCGCCGAGGGCGGCGGCGGCGCGCTCGCGCCCGACCGACTCATCGAACAGCACGCCGTTCATCGCGCCGAAGCGCCGCAGATGGCGCGTCAGTTGCCGCGTGTCCATGTCGGCGGCGGCGGTGATGCGGTGGCGCGACAGCCAGGCGCCGAGGTCGTCGCGACTGCGCCAGTTGCTGGCGCACGCCGGCACATCGCGCACCACGAGGCCCGCCGCGTGAATGCGCGCCGCTTCGTCGTCTTCATCGTTGACGCCGGTGTTGCCGATGTGCGGGCAGGTCAGCGTCACAATCTGGCGGGCGTAGGACGGGTCGCTCACAATCTCCTGGTAACCCGTCATCGCGGTGTTGAAGACCACCTCGCCGACGCTGCATCCGGCGTGGCCGATGGAACGGCCCTCCAGCAGGGTGTCGTCTTCCAACAGCAGAAACGCGGACTTTGTCATCAAGAAACAGCAATGGGGGCGGGGCGGGCGTTCAGTATAAGCGGCGGCGGCGGCGGTGGCAACGCATGGCTGCCGCATCAGGCGTCCGTCAGCGGCAGCACTTCGGCGATGTCGCGCGCCTGCGCGAGACACATCAGCAGGCGCTCAAAGCCCGCCGCGACGCCGGAACAGTCCGGCAGGCCCGGTTTGCCGGGACGCTCAAGCGCCGCCAGAAAGCGCTCGTCCGGGACGGTTTCGGCGAGGCCGAGGCGCGCGCGGCGCGCGTTGTCGGCGGCGAAGCGCGCGCGGTAGTCGGCGGCGGCGGTCAGTTCCTGAAACCCGTTGGCGAGTTCCATGCCGCCGTAGAAGACTTCAAACCGCTGCGCGTGGCCCTGCTCCGAAATGCGCGCATACGACGCCTGCCGCGCCGGGAAATCATAAACGGCGGTCAGGACATCGCGGCTGAAATGATGGCCGGCCATTTGTGCCAGCAGAAAGTCCAGCGCGTCAAAGGCGTCGCGGCAGCCGCGCAGGCCCTGTTCCGCCGCGAGCGTTTGCAGGCGTTTGTCATCGTCCGGCATCTCAGTGCCGAAGGCGCCGGCAAACGCATCGCGGTATGAGAGTCGCACCGGCGCGGCGGGGTTCAGCGGGCGCAGGATTTGCGACAGCAGTTCCAGCGTTTCATCGAGCAGACGCCGGTAATCCATGCCGACGCGGTACCATTCCAGCAGCGTGAATTCAGGCCGGTGCAGCCGTCCGCTTTCATCGCTTCTGAAGACCGGCCCCAACTGCCAGATGTCGCCGCTGCCCGCCGCCAGCAGGCGCTTCATCTCGAATTCGGGCGAAGTCCTGAGCCAACCGCCGCCGGCGGCCACGCTGCCGATGCCGACCTCGCTGACCGGCGCGCCGACAAGACACGGCGTCGCCACTTCCAGCACATTGCGCGCGCTGAAAAAGGCGCGGATTTGCGCGGCGACCTGCGCGCGCAGTCGCAGACATTGCGCCGCCTTCGCCAATCACTTGACCCGGCTTACATACTCGCCGCTGCGGGTGTCCACGCGCAGCACTTCGCCTTCCTCGACGAACAGCGGCACCTTGACGACGGCGCCGGTCTCCAGTTTCGCCGGTTTGACGCCGCCGCTGGCGGTGTCGCCACGCACGCCGGGGTCGGTCTCGACGACCTTCAGTTCGACGAAATTGGGCGGCGTCACCGCAATCGGGCGCCCATTGTAGAGCGTGACGACGCAGACATCCTGCTCGCGCAGCCAGTTCTCGGCGCCGTCCATCGCGGCGGCGTCGGCGGCGTATTGCTCGTAGGTCGCGTTGTCCATGAAATGCCACTGGCCGCCGTCGGTGTAGAGGTAGCCCAGTTCCGTCTCAATGACATCGGCGGCCTCTATCGTTTCACCTGACTTGAAGGTCTTGTCAATCACGCGCCCGCTCAGCAGGTTGCGCAACTTGACGCGGTTGAACGCCTGCCCCTTGCCCGGCTTGACAAACTCGTTGCCGAGAATCGCGTGCGGCTCGCCGTCCAGCAAAACCTTCAGGCCGGCGCGGAATTCGTTGGTGCTATAATTCGCCATCGTGCCTCCCGACGACAGTTATACCAGCCCGCCGCACACAAGCCAACCGTCGCGCCCCGCAGACAACATCACCCGCGCCGATGATTTGTGCCGCATGCTCGGCCTGCCGGCGCGCACCGCGGGCGCCCTTGCACCGCGCGATTGCGCCGAATTTCCGCTGAAAGTGCCGCGCGCGTGGCTGAACCGCATTCGCCGCGGCGACGCCGCCGACCCGCTGCTGCGCCAGGTGCTGCCGGTGGCCGCCGAAAGCGCGCAAACCCCCGGCTTCGGCGCCGACGCGGTCGGCGACCTGGCCGCCGGCGCCGGCAACGGCATTCTGCACAAATACCGCCACCGCGTGCTGCTGGTCGTGACCGGCGCCTGCGCGATTCACTGCCGTTATTGTTTTCGCCGTCATTTTCCGTACCGCGGCCACACGCTGGCCGGCCATCTCGACGCCGCCATGGAGTACATCGCCGCGCGCCGCGACATCGAGGAAGTCATCCTCAGCGGCGGCGACCCGCTGACGCTGGCCAACCGCAAACTGTTTGATTTGTGCGAGCGCCTTGAGGCGGTGCCGCATGTTACGCGCATCCGCATCCACACGCGGCTGCCGGTGGCAAACCCGGAGCGGATGGATTCCGAATGGCTGGCGTGGTCGAGGCGGCGCCCCAAGCCGTATCTGATGGTGCTGCATATCAATCATCCCGCCGAACTGGACCGCGACGCCGCGCGCGCCGTCGGCGCGATGCGGCACTGGACGCTGCTGAACCAGGCGGTATTGCTGAAAGGCGTCAATGACGACGCCGAAACGCTGGCGCGCCTGAGCCGGCGCTGCTTTGAGGCCGGCGTGCTGCCCTATTATCTGCATCTGCTCGACCGCGTGCGCGGCGCCGCGCATTTCGAGGTGGACGAGGCGGCGGCGCGGCGCCTGATGCGCGAGGTCGCCGCGCGCCTGCCCGGCTACCTGGTGCCGAAACTGGCGCGCGAAACCCCCGGCGCCGCGGCCAAAGACCTCATCGCCTACTAATACGCGCGTTGATACGCGCGGCGCGGCGTGCGCCGCCCTTGCGGGGCGAGCGGGGTGAACAGCGCGAGCAGCGTCAGCAGCAGCAAAACACCGACACCGGCCAGGCCGAAACTGCCGCTGCCGCCAGTGATGGCGCCCGTGGCTCCGCCGCCGCCGCCGCCGCCGATGCCCTGGGCAGTGCCCACCACCGTATCCCTGCGCATCGCCTCGCTTGTGCCGACCGGATCCTTGATGATGCCGTTCATCTCGCCGTCCTCGTCATTCGGGCCGCCGTCCACGATGTAGAGCACCACGCAAAGGTCGCCGACCGCTTTTGCGCGCTCGAGATTGCCGTCGGCGTCGCGGTACGGGCTGGCGGCGGTGCCGTCGTCGGTCGGGCAGACGCCGTTTTCGTCCGCCGGCGCAAAGCCGAATTCATTGCCGCCCGGCTCGTCGTCCACCGTGAAAGCCTCGGTCTGCGTACTGTCGGCGCCGCGGTATTTGTACAGAAACAGCGAGGTCGTGCCGGACAGCATTTGCGGCAGCGGAATAATCACCCCCGCGCGGCCTCCCGTCACCGTCGCGGTCGTCGCCCGCGCCGTCGTCGAGGTGTCCACCGACGGCGCCACGCCGCTGATGTCAAAGTCGTAGGTCACCTCAAAGGGCGTGTCGTCCACCGAGGCCGGCAGGCGCACATCGGCTTCCGACGCCGAGTATTTTTCGTAGTCGTCCATGTAGCCCATGTCGTCGAGATCATCCTCGTCCGCCAGCGTCTGCGACGAGGCGCGCGCCCGGGTTCTGTCGCCCGCGCTCAACTCGTGCACCGGCAGCACCGGGCGGATGTGATCCTGCGGGTTGACGGTCATCCCGGTGCCGCTCGACACCATGACCGGCAAACCCGCGATGTCCGGATACGGGTCCTGCTCGTTCGGGATGCTGTCGCCGTCGTTGTCGCCCATCAGGTCCGCCACCATTCTGCTGCCGCCGGCGGCCAGCATCGGCACCACCGGCCAACTCAGCGTAACCGTCGCGGTCTGCGTCGTGGCGTAGTCGCCCCGGGCGATGGCCGAGGCCGTTACAATCAGCGACACGCTGGCGCCGGTCGTCCCGGCAAAACCGGCGGGCACATCAAAGCGGGCGGTGATGACTCTTTCGCCCGCCTCATCGGCCAGCCCGACATCGCGGATGTTGGCCAGGTGCTCGCTTCCCGCTATCACGCCGCCGGCGTACAGCACCGGAATCGTCACCTTGTAGTTTGTGCCGCCTTCCTCGACGAGGGTTCTTTCCTCGCTGTCATCGTCTTTCGTCAACGCCGGACGGCCCAGACTCGGCGCCACGCCCTCAAGGAAATAGACGGCCATCTCGTTGACCGGCCCGATTTCATAACTGGTGGCGCCCGGAAACCCGGTGTTGCCGGGGTCGCCAGAGTCGTAAGCGCGCGTCTCTGCCGGGTCAATGCGGTAGTTATCCACCGCCTGGTTGCCCGGCGTTCGCGTCAGCGTGGAGGCGTAACTGCGCCGCTCGGCGTCAACCTCCAGTGTCGTGGCGCTGCCGTCGGGAAGCAGTATGGCCAGGTGCACCGCCGGTTCTGGCACCGGCGCCTCGGCAACCGCCCTGACAAAGATTTCGGTGGCCTCGCGCCGGACAAAGTTGCGCGCCGGCGCCATGTTCACGCGCGGAATGCGCTGAATCCGCTGCTCCGGCAATCCGCTTGCCGTGTTGTCCGCTGTCGCCCAGCCTTCATTATTGACCGCAAACCAGCCGATGGTGTGCTCCACATTCGGCAGGATGTTCTCAAAATCCACCAGCGCGCAGCCGCCGACAATCAGCGGGGCGTCGTAATTCGCCGGGAAGCGGCCGGTGCAGCCGTAACTCTCCGAAACATTCACATAGCCGCCTGCGTAGCCGAAGGTGTCGGAAAGGTAGTAGGCGCGGACGGTCGAGGCGCCGGTAACGGTCACGCCCAGATGGGAGAGGCGCTCGCTGTCGGTCAATCTGCCGGAGGCGACGAAGGCCGTGTTGCCGCCGGTGCCGCGCACCAGCGAGACTTGCGGCCTGCCAACGGTGTTTATATGCGGATTGGTTCCAAACCTCACCGCCTCGGCGGCGTCCGAAACGCCGTCACCATCGCTGTCCTTGAACTCGTCGTACAGCATCATTACCCGCGGAATCTCACCGAGCGCAGCCGGGACAGCCTCGCGATTGTGAACATATCCCTCTCTGTCGCCCGGCCTCCTGCCATTCCAGGAGCTCCTGACAAGCATCTCGCCATATCTCAGCCACAATCTCTCTTCGCCGGTTCTTACCGGGCGCGCCAACTCAAGGACCACAACCCCCGTGCTCGCGGCGGAAGGCGTTCCGCCGCCAATGGATTCAAGACGCACGCTCTCTATGGGAATGACCGGTCCGCGAAAATCGGGACCCACCCCAATCCGGAAACCTGCACACGTCCCAACTTGCTCTTGCGGAATAAAAAAGGACGGGGTAAAGCAGCCGTTCGCCAGCACCGTGTCGGAATCGGGCACATCGTGGTAGGTATTCAAACCAATGTCTCTCTCCCGGATTTGCGCCGGCTGGTTCAGCACCGCATACAGACGCTGCGCGCCGACGCCGAAGGCGATGCGCGTGTCATCCTGCGGAAAATGCAGATTGCCGCTGTTGGCAGGGATGATAAAAGTGTAGGTGGCAGTATCCACGATGCGCCCGGCGCTGTTGCCGCCCAAGTCAGTGTGCTCACTCAACGCAATGGTAAAGGTCTCAGTGCTCTCGGCGAAATCGTCCGCCCTCACATTAATAGTCATGCTGTGGTAGTGCTCACGAAGTGAGAGAGCGGCAGAGTCCGTCCGGGCCTCGGCATCTATGCCGGCACTGATAGGCGGGGTAATAAAGTAATCATAATCATGGGGAACCCTGGCCCCCCTCTCGACAACGCCGATAACGGCATCACCCCCTGTTTGCCATCGAATACGGCTGTGATTCGGGCGGACGGCGCCCGTGAACCTGAGACTGAGATGGAAGGAGCTGCCTTCATGCACAGTGCTTGTTCGCCCTCTCTCGATTATTTCGATTTTGGAGAGAGTGGTGGAGAAGTGGTCGGGGACAATCGGTATGAGGATGAGGTCAGGTGCAACCCGGTGGCCGGTGCTCGTCATCACACCCAGGCCCCCCTCGGATATGCCGTAATTGGTAATGCGGATGTCGATATTCTCGTAGTCGTTGTCGGCGTCCGCCACGGCTGTGATAATAATGTTGGCTCGACTGGTTCCATTGCTCAGGACACCGAGTTGAAGGTTTCCGGTGGCATCAAAAGCAACACGCTCGCGGGCGGTGTCATCGTAACCGATGCTGATGTCGTCGCTGTCAATGCCGCCAAAACTCAGTGTCACGAAAGTCTCCGTGCCCGGCCGGGGAGTGCCTATAAACTCGATGGCAACGGTGGCGCTGGCGCCTTCCTGAATAAAGGCCGGGGGATTGACAAACTGGGCGAAGGTAATCATCTCGCTGGCCCTGACCTCTTGGTCATAGGATGCACCATCAAAAGTCAGGGCATATTCGTCGGTGCCGTCCGTGCTTTCGTCCAGGTTGGTGTGGCCGACAATCTGGTAGGTGATGGTTTGGGTGTTTTCCGCCACACCATCCTGCGGAATCGGAAACTTGGCCTCGACACGGCCCTGATCCGGGAGTTCAGCAGGCATCCTGATACGGGCGATGTTGTCGGTGGTAAGTGTGCCCGATATCACATCACCGCCGAGTTCATAGGTAAAGTCAGTGCCGAAATCCCCGTCGGTGACCGCATCGCCCCCGAGTTGCACCAGGACGATGCTGTCCGCCACGCGCTGTTCGCCCTCAAGTCTCAGACGAAATCTGAATGCGCCAAAATCCCTGTCGTTGGAATTGTGGAAGCCCCTTTCAGCCACGGGGAAGCCGGAGCCCTCATCATCACCGAGCCGGACGAGAAAAGCCCTTGATTCGCCTCTGTTGGCGGCAATCTCGACACTCTGGACAAAACTTTCAACATCGCGCCCGGAAGGGTCGCGGCCAGAGTCGGTATGTGCGACCAGCGCAAAAGCAATGGTCTGCGTGGTTTCCCGCGCGAGATCATTCCGAATGTCGAGGTGGACGGTTACGCTGTCGTCGTTGGCCGGAACCCTGAAAACCCCCCTGCTTTGCGAGTCAAGAAGCTGGGAGCTCCCCAAGGCTGCGAAGGTTGCCCCCCCCCCGTAGCGCATGCGGTACTGATCCTCTCCCCTCCTGTTTATATCCGGAGTCGGGGCAGCGGCGTCGCCCGCGAACTGGATGGTGACCAGACTGTCGTCCGTGCGCGGCGTGCCGTCAAACTGGATGGTAATGGTGACGGTTTGCCCTTCCTCCACGACAGCCGGTGAAATGCTGTGGATGTAGGCGCGCGACTGCGCGTGCGCCAAATTTGCGCCGGCCACCAGCCACGCGGCGGCAATCATCGTCAACGCGCAGGACGCGCGCAAAAACCGGAAACAACGGGCAAGATGACCCGCAGGCAAAAAATTCATCGTTCGCACCTCAAACTCGCCAAAATCGGCGGTGATAAAACCCGTGCAGCCTGGGCAGCCGCATCAGTATCCCCCGGACTCGCCAGAATCGCCGCCATCATAGCACACCCCGAATCGCCCGCCATCGCTCTTGACGGCAAACGGAAAGCATGGATACTGTACCGCATGGAACGAATCGCCAATCTGCACATTGAGAAACTGCCGGAAGGCGTCTATCTCGCCACTTCCGACGACATTCCCGGGCTGGTGGCCCAGGGCCGCACCATTGCCGAGACGCTTGAAATCGCGCGCGATGTCGCAAGGAAACTGCTGGAGAATTTTCTGAACGCGCGATAGCGCCTGCCCATCAAGGCGCCAGCACCATGCGCGCCCAGTACCACGCCACCACCGCGACCACCGGAATCACCAGCAGGTTCAGCACGAAGCCCGCGCGTATCATCTCGTGCATCCGGACATAGCCCGAGCCGAAGACAATCGCGTTCGGCGGTGTCGCCACCGGCATCATGAACGCGCAACTGGCGGCCATCGCCGTCGCCAGCGTGACCGGAATCGGGTCCAGTCCGAGCGCCGCGGCGAGCGCCGCGAAAATCGGCACCAGCGCCGTTGTCGTCGCCGTGTTGGAGGTGAACTCGGTCAGAAACACCACCAGCCCGGCAATCGCCAGGATGATGACAAACTCCGGCAGATTGCCGAGCACCGCCGCCTGCGCGCCGATGATCGCGTCCACGCCGTTGGCCTTGATGGCGCGCGCCAGCGCGATGCCGCCGCCGAACAGCAGCACAATCTCCCACGGCAGGCGCTTGGCCGTGTCCCAGTCCATCGTGAAGCGCCGCCCGCCCGCCGGCAGCGTGAACAGCAGCATCGCCGCGAGCATCGCGATGCCGGCGTCGGACAGCCCGGCCAGCGGTTTGACCGGCCCGGACGCCAGCGTTATCTCGATGCCCTGCAGCAGCGGGCGCGTCATCCACAGCACCACGACCAGCGCGAACACCGCCAGCGTAATCCAGCCGCCGCGCTCAATCGGCGGCAGCGCGTGCAACTGTTGTTTCAGAATCTCGCGGCTTTTCGCAATCGGCTCGGTCGGCAGCCGGAAAACCACGCGCGTCAGCACCAGCCAGGTCAGCGGCACCATCACCAGCGTGATCGGCAGCGCGATGAACAGCCAGTCGGCGAAGCCGACGGCGCGCGCGTCGCCGAAGGTGTCCTGGATGAAACTGGAGGCGAAGGCGTTGGGCGCGGTGCCGATCAGCGTCATGATGCCGCCGAGGCTCGCGGCGTAGGCGATGCCGAGCATCGTGCACACCGCGAACGGCCTCGCGTCCACGCCCTCGCGGTGTTGCTGCTCCAGCAGCGCCACGACATTGACCGCAATCGGCAGCATCATCGCCGTCGTCGCGGTGTTCGAGATGAACGCGCTCAGCACCGCGCAAATCAGCATGAAGCCGAACACCAGCCGCCCCGGCTTGTCGCCCATCAGCGACAGAATCAGCAGCGCGACGCGCCGGTCCAGCCCCCAGCGCTGCATGGAAAGGCCGATGATGAAGCCGCCCAGCAGCAGAAAGATAATGTGCGAGCCGTAAGCCGCCGCCGTCGTCCGCACATCAATGATCGCGAACAGCGGAAACAGCACCAGCGGCAGCAGCCCGGTGATGGCGACATGCACCGCTTCCAGAAACCACCAGATGGCCATCCACACCAGCGCCGCGATGACGGCCTTGCTTGAAGCCTGAAAAGGCGTCTCGACGCCGTCAATGCCGATGTAGGTGTCGGGCAAAATCAAATAGACCAGCGCCGCCGCGACCGGCCCCGCGACCAGCGCATGGAGTTTGGAGTTCAATTCAGGGGTTCCCGCAGTTTTGCGCGCCCCGCAACGAGAGTTCGTTCATTGCGGTTTCTCCAGCGCGGCGATGCGCTGTTCCAGCGGCGGGTGGCTCATCAGCAGGCGGCGGATGCCGCCGTGGACGCCGCCGGAAATGCCGAACGCGGCCATCTCGCCGGGCAGGTCCTCGGCGCGGCCCCGGCGCTGCAATTGTTTCAGCGCGGCGATCATCTTGCCGCGCCCGGCGAGTTTCGCGCCGCCCTCGTCGGCGCGGAATTCGCGGCGGCGCGAGAACCACATCACAATCATCGTCGCAAAGATGGACAGCACAATCTGGGTTACGATGACGGTGATGAAATAGCCGGGGCCGAAGCCGCGCGACTTGAACACCGCGCGGTCAACGACATGGCCGACCAGGCGCGACAGAAAAATGACGAAGGTGTTGACGACGCCCTGTATCAGCGCCAGCGTAACCATGTCGCCGTTGGCGATGTGGCTGACCTCGTGCCCCAGCACCGCCTCGACCTCGTCGCGCTCCATCTGCGCCAGCAGGCCCTCGCTGACGGCGACCAGCGCCTTGTTGCGGAACATGCCGGTCGCGAACGCATTCGGCTGCGGCGACGGAAAGACGCCGACCTCCGGCATCGCGATGCCCGCCGCCTTCGCCTGGCGCGCGACCGTCTCCGCCAGCCAGGCGTCGGACGGGCCGCCGCCGCGCCCCGAAATCACGCGCACGCCCATCGAGCGCTTCGCCAGCGTCTTTGAAAGCGCCAGCGACACGAACGCGCCGATCATGCCGAACGCCGCCGAAATAATCAGCAGGCCGGTGATGTTGATGCCGGCGTCGGTCTGCGCCAGGTAGTGCTCGACGCCGAACAGGCTCAGCGTGATGTTCAGGACGAAGACGATCGCCAGGTTGGTGGCGACAAACAAAAGTATTCTCATGGCTCCTTACTCCGTGCGGATGTGTTCGATGTTGCGCCAGGCTTTCGGCAGTTTGCGCCCGCGCCGCCCGCGCGCGCCGGCGTAGTCGGCGAGGTCGCCGAACTTCATTGTCCGCGCACGGCGCCCGGCTTGCAAGCGCAGCGCGCCGCCGTCGCCGACGCACGCCGCATGCGCCAGCCATTCGCCGCGCCCGGCGAGGCGCTGCGCCGGTATGCCGATGATCTTGTTGCCCTTGCCGCGCGCCAGTTGCGGCGCTTCGGCGGCGGCGACCGCCAGCAGGTAGCCTTCGGAGGTGATGGCGACAATCAGCGACGACGCCCGGTCGGGCACCTTGACCGCCGCCAGCGCACGCGCCCCCGCCGCCAGTTTCATCACCTGCCTGCCGCCGCGCCCGCGCGCCGCCAGTTGCCCGAGCGTCGTCACAAAGCCGTGGCCGAAATCGCTGATGACAAGGCAGTGCTCGTCGTCGGCGCCCATCAGCACCGACACGAAGTCGGCGTCGTCGGCGGCCTGAAAGCGGCTGCTGAGCGGCTCGCTGCCGCCGCGCCCGGCGGGCAGTGCATGGGCCGGCGCGCTGTAACTGCGCCCGTCGGAGGCGAGGAAATACGCGGTCTGCGCGGAGTCGCCGCGCGCCATGCCGCGAAAGCGGTCGCCGGAGCGGTATTCCAGGTCGTCCGGGCCGGCGTCATGCCCTTTCAGCGCGCGCACCCAGCCGCGGCGCGACAGCACCACCGTCAGCGGCTCGGAGGCGATGGTCTGCCGCGGCTTGAACGCCTGCGCCGCGGGGCGTTCAATCAGCCGCGTGCGGCGGGCGTCGCCCGACGCGGCGCCGTCGCGCTGCAATTCCTTCTTCACCAGCGTCTTCAGGCGCCGTTCGGACGACAACAGCAAAGTGAGGCGCGCGCGCTCGGCGCCGAGTTCCGCGAGTTCGGTTTCCACCTTGACCTTCTCAATCCGGTTCAGTTGTTTCAGGCGCATCTCGAGTATCGTGCGCGCCTGGTTTTCGGTCAGTTTAAAGCGTTTTCTGAGCGCCGCCTCCGGCGCCTTGTCGCGGCGCACGATTTGCACGACCTCCTCGACATTCAGGTGCACCGTCAGCAGCCCCCGCAGTATCTCGATGCGCTCATCCACTTTCGCCAGCCGCCATTGCAGGCGGCGGCGCACCGTTTCAATCCGGAAACCGAGCCAGGTCTTCAGCATCTCCC
This genomic window contains:
- a CDS encoding type II toxin-antitoxin system HicB family antitoxin is translated as MERIANLHIEKLPEGVYLATSDDIPGLVAQGRTIAETLEIARDVARKLLENFLNAR
- a CDS encoding SLC13 family permease; translated protein: MNSKLHALVAGPVAAALVYLILPDTYIGIDGVETPFQASSKAVIAALVWMAIWWFLEAVHVAITGLLPLVLFPLFAIIDVRTTAAAYGSHIIFLLLGGFIIGLSMQRWGLDRRVALLILSLMGDKPGRLVFGFMLICAVLSAFISNTATTAMMLPIAVNVVALLEQQHREGVDARPFAVCTMLGIAYAASLGGIMTLIGTAPNAFASSFIQDTFGDARAVGFADWLFIALPITLVMVPLTWLVLTRVVFRLPTEPIAKSREILKQQLHALPPIERGGWITLAVFALVVVLWMTRPLLQGIEITLASGPVKPLAGLSDAGIAMLAAMLLFTLPAGGRRFTMDWDTAKRLPWEIVLLFGGGIALARAIKANGVDAIIGAQAAVLGNLPEFVIILAIAGLVVFLTEFTSNTATTTALVPIFAALAAALGLDPIPVTLATAMAASCAFMMPVATPPNAIVFGSGYVRMHEMIRAGFVLNLLVIPVVAVVAWYWARMVLAP
- the epmB gene encoding EF-P beta-lysylation protein EpmB: MPPDDSYTSPPHTSQPSRPADNITRADDLCRMLGLPARTAGALAPRDCAEFPLKVPRAWLNRIRRGDAADPLLRQVLPVAAESAQTPGFGADAVGDLAAGAGNGILHKYRHRVLLVVTGACAIHCRYCFRRHFPYRGHTLAGHLDAAMEYIAARRDIEEVILSGGDPLTLANRKLFDLCERLEAVPHVTRIRIHTRLPVANPERMDSEWLAWSRRRPKPYLMVLHINHPAELDRDAARAVGAMRHWTLLNQAVLLKGVNDDAETLARLSRRCFEAGVLPYYLHLLDRVRGAAHFEVDEAAARRLMREVAARLPGYLVPKLARETPGAAAKDLIAY
- the parC gene encoding DNA topoisomerase IV subunit A: MAPPARTRSPDKGRSRSLHKRPNKRLNNGGNNGGNNGGPRIEQTAIHEFAERAYLNYSMYVILDRALPYLGDGLKPVQRRIVYAMSELGLNAAAKPKKSARTIGDVIGKYHPHGDIASYEAMVLMAQPFAFRYPLIEGQGNWGSADDPRSFAAMRYTESRLTPYCNALLDELGQGTVGWRPNFDGTLSEPEILPAKLPNVLLNGASGIAVGMATDIPPHHIGEVVAACVRLLDKPSTGIAGLLECVRGPDYPGGGEIVSTPDEIRALYETGAGMIRMRATWEVEKRRVVITSLPFQVAGGRIMAQLFAQMQGDLRAVIADLRDESDESRPVRIVIKPRGRETSADELMSWLCAATDLERTYRANFNVIGLDGKPRVMNLREMLKTWLGFRIETVRRRLQWRLAKVDERIEILRGLLTVHLNVEEVVQIVRRDKAPEAALRKRFKLTENQARTILEMRLKQLNRIEKVKVETELAELGAERARLTLLLSSERRLKTLVKKELQRDGAASGDARRTRLIERPAAQAFKPRQTIASEPLTVVLSRRGWVRALKGHDAGPDDLEYRSGDRFRGMARGDSAQTAYFLASDGRSYSAPAHALPAGRGGSEPLSSRFQAADDADFVSVLMGADDEHCLVISDFGHGFVTTLGQLAARGRGGRQVMKLAAGARALAAVKVPDRASSLIVAITSEGYLLAVAAAEAPQLARGKGNKIIGIPAQRLAGRGEWLAHAACVGDGGALRLQAGRRARTMKFGDLADYAGARGRRGRKLPKAWRNIEHIRTE
- the htpX gene encoding protease HtpX, with the translated sequence MRILLFVATNLAIVFVLNITLSLFGVEHYLAQTDAGINITGLLIISAAFGMIGAFVSLALSKTLAKRSMGVRVISGRGGGPSDAWLAETVARQAKAAGIAMPEVGVFPSPQPNAFATGMFRNKALVAVSEGLLAQMERDEVEAVLGHEVSHIANGDMVTLALIQGVVNTFVIFLSRLVGHVVDRAVFKSRGFGPGYFITVIVTQIVLSIFATMIVMWFSRRREFRADEGGAKLAGRGKMIAALKQLQRRGRAEDLPGEMAAFGISGGVHGGIRRLLMSHPPLEQRIAALEKPQ